A stretch of the Haloplanus aerogenes genome encodes the following:
- a CDS encoding urea ABC transporter substrate-binding protein yields MQNDTTAKQSSERTTRRASRRQFLQASGAAGALVLTAGCSSMGGGSGSDTLKMGVLEDQSGNFALTGIQKYHAQTLAVEEINAEGGINGQEIEMISPDPQSDNQRYQELARRLINRDNVDVLFGGFASSSREAIRPIVDENQQLYFYTNQYEGGVCDTYTWCTGAVPEQQISTTLEFLTDEFGDNFYTIAADYNFGQITAAWYRKIANEIGANVMNEEFIPLDVSQFGSTINRIQEADPDFLVTLLVGSNHASFYNQKNAAGLEVPMNTTVNMAQGYEHLRFDPPALANMYVGVNYMQEIPTEQNRNFVDRFYERWPDADYVGQMAQNSYFTTYLYKQAVEKAGTTDQDEILSVLDEEPMTVEAPEGTVTTDPETHHVTHQIRLARANENHEITFRNQQAVEPYWLRETPYPGCDLTQTVGASSDEPTTQYTPRGV; encoded by the coding sequence ATGCAGAACGATACGACGGCGAAACAGTCGAGCGAGCGGACGACCAGGCGAGCGAGCCGACGGCAGTTCCTCCAAGCGTCGGGCGCGGCCGGAGCACTCGTCCTCACCGCAGGCTGTTCGAGCATGGGGGGCGGTAGCGGCTCCGATACGCTGAAGATGGGCGTCCTCGAGGACCAATCGGGCAACTTCGCGCTGACGGGCATCCAGAAATACCACGCCCAGACGCTGGCCGTCGAGGAGATCAACGCCGAGGGGGGCATCAACGGACAGGAGATCGAGATGATCTCTCCCGATCCACAGTCCGACAACCAGCGGTACCAAGAACTCGCCCGACGGCTCATCAACCGAGACAACGTCGACGTGCTCTTCGGCGGGTTCGCCAGCAGTTCTCGCGAGGCGATCCGTCCCATCGTCGACGAGAACCAGCAACTGTACTTCTACACCAACCAGTACGAGGGTGGCGTCTGCGACACGTACACGTGGTGTACCGGAGCAGTCCCGGAACAGCAGATTTCGACGACGCTGGAGTTTCTCACCGACGAGTTCGGAGACAACTTCTACACCATCGCGGCCGACTACAACTTCGGGCAGATCACCGCCGCGTGGTACCGAAAGATCGCCAACGAGATCGGCGCGAACGTAATGAACGAGGAGTTCATCCCGCTCGATGTCTCCCAGTTCGGGTCGACGATCAACCGGATTCAGGAAGCCGACCCCGACTTCCTCGTCACCCTGCTGGTCGGCTCGAACCACGCGTCCTTCTACAACCAGAAGAACGCCGCAGGCCTCGAAGTGCCGATGAACACCACGGTCAACATGGCGCAGGGGTACGAACACCTGCGCTTCGACCCACCCGCGCTCGCGAACATGTACGTCGGCGTCAACTACATGCAGGAGATTCCGACCGAGCAGAACCGCAACTTCGTCGACCGCTTCTACGAGCGGTGGCCGGACGCGGACTACGTCGGACAGATGGCGCAGAACTCCTACTTCACGACGTACCTGTACAAGCAGGCCGTCGAGAAGGCCGGGACGACGGACCAAGACGAAATCCTGTCGGTCCTCGACGAGGAACCGATGACGGTCGAGGCTCCGGAGGGAACGGTGACGACCGACCCCGAGACCCACCACGTCACCCACCAGATCCGGCTGGCTCGGGCGAACGAGAATCACGAGATCACGTTCCGGAATCAGCAGGCAGTCGAACCGTACTGGCTCCGAGAGACACCGTACCCCGGGTGTGACCTGACGCAAACGGTAGGCGCCAGCAGCGACGAACCGACCACCCAGTACACGCCACGGGGAGTCTGA